The Candidatus Liberibacter solanacearum CLso-ZC1 genomic interval CAAAAACTAGTAAATTACTTGCACATACAAACAATTCAGCAGCTAAAATTCCTATAAAAAAAGCCCCTAAAAATGGACGATTTCTTCTAGGTTTTGCTTCTTCAACATCAATATCAAGCATCATAATAATAAAAAGGAAAAGAACGATCACAGCCCCAACATATACAACTAGAGTAATCATTGCGATAAATTCTGCCCCCAAAAGAAGAAAAAGACCCGCAGAATTAACAAAAGCAAGAATGAGGAAGAAAACTGAATATACGGGATTACGTAATGTAACGACTAGAAGCGAGGAAGCTATTACAACAAAGGAAAAGAGATAAAAAACAAAGATTGTACAACCATCTTCACATATTCCTTAAGATCTTCATTAGAAGGAAAAAATTATAGTCATTACAAAAAACATATATAATCATAAAATCAATATTAACGATAAGGAGAATCAATCACAATATTACGAACAATTTCACTTTCCCATCTATCACCATTATCCAGAAGACGCTCTTTGTCATAATAAAGCTCTTTACGAGTCTCTGTTGCAAATTCAAAATTAGGACCCTCAACAATAGCATCAACTGGACAAGCTTCTTGACATAAACCACAATAAATACACTTAATCATATCTATGTCATAACGCACAGTCCGACGTGTTCCATCATGAAGACGAGGTCCGGATTCTATTGTAATAGCTTGCGCAGGACAAACAGCTTCACATAACTTACAAGCTATACATCTTTCTTCTCCATTAGGATAACGGCGCAGGGCATGCTCTCCTCTAAAACGAGGACTCACGGAGCCTTTCTCAAAAGGATAATTAATCGTGGCTTTCGCCTTAAAAAAATAACGCATACAAAGAAAAAAAGATAACACAAATTCTTTGAGAAAAAGAAAGCTTACATTACACATAAAAACCCTTTTAAAATCCCTTATATGATTACATCATAATTTTGAGAAAGAAAGAAACTATTAAAACCATTGAAAACGATAGAGGAAGAAAAACCTTCCATCCTAACCGCATCAATTGATCATAACGATAGCGTGGCACAAAAGCTTTGACCATTGAAACCATAAAAAACACTCCTAAAGTTTTAAAGACAAGCCAAAAAAATCCAGGAACATATCTAAAGACTGCTATATCAACCGGAGGCAACCATCCTCCTAAAAATAAAATACTTGTCAAAACACACATCAGAACAATAGTTGAATATTCAGCAAGCATAAACAATAAGTAAGGAGTTGAACTATATTCCACCATATAACCAGCAACTAACTCTGATTCTGCCTCGGATAAATCAAAGGGAGGACGATTCGTCTCTGCAAGAAGAGAAATAAAAAAAATAACAAACATTGGGAAAAGAGCCAACCAATACCAATCAAGTATCGAGGGAGGAAATCCCAAAATTGTTCCTATACCGCTTTTTTGAGCATTAACAATATCTGTAAGATTCAGCGAACCCGCACACAATAAAACTGTCACAATCACTAAACCAATAGAAACTTCATAAGAAATCATCTGTGCAGCAGAACGCAAGGCACCAAGAAATGCATATTTTGAATTTGATGCCCATCCTCCTATAATAATACCATAAACCTCAAGGGAAGAAATTGCTAGAATATAAAGTATTCCCACATTGATATCGGCAATAACCCAACCATCCGCAACAGGTACTACAGCCCACGCAGACAAAGATAAAATAGCCGAAATGAGCGGCGCCAAGAGAAACAAAAATTTGTTGGATTTAGCAGGAATAATAGGCTCTTTAAATACAAATTTTAAAAAATCAGCAAAAGATTGGAATAATCCCCAAGGACCAACAACATTGGGACCACGACGCAATTGCACTGCCGCCCAAATCTTGCGATCCATAAGCAAGATATATGCCACAAAAATCAAAACACCAACCAAAAAAACGATTGATTTAATGATCATAAAAAATAAAGGAACAAAAAATTCCCCCAAGAAGGAAAACATTACTCTAATTCCCTCACTCTATTATTAGAAACACTTTTACCGCAATTTTGCGCTACAAGAGAGCATTGAGCCATGGTAGCCGAAGCTCTTGCTATAGCATTTGCTAAATAAAAATTATTTACCGTTGAAACAAATTCTCTTTTCTGCATTTCTCCTGCTTTTTTAGCCAAAGAATAAATACCCTCCGTGGAAGAAGGAACGATTTCATCTAATCGCATAAAATGCGGGTAATGCGAATATAAATGAGAGCGCAACTGCAATAAGGAATTAAAGGGCAAAATACATCCTAATTTATCCGCAAGAGCACATATTATTTCCCAATCTTCTCTTGACTCACCTGGAGGGAAGTTAGCACGCATGCCCATCTGCACCCTACCCTCAGTATTCACCCACAAACCTGACTTTTCTGTATACGCAGCGCCAGGCAATATAACATCAGCGGATTGAGCTCCCTTATCACCATGCGAACCTATATATACAGTAAAAGCCTTCTTACGAGAAAAATCTAATTCATCTGCTCCTAACAAAAATACAACGTCAGTTTTATGTAAAAGATTCATTGCATTTAAATTATCATCCGCAGGAACAAAGCCTAAATCCAAAGCCCCAACACGCGAAGAAGCAGTATGTAAAACGGCAAAACCATTCCATGAATCACTGACTGCTCCAACATCAATAGCTAATTTAGCAGCATTTGCCAATACCTCAACTTTGTTAAAACCCTTGAGAGCCCCTTGCCCCACCATAATCAAAGGTTTCTCAACCCCTTGCAATGTCTTAAAAAAAGGATCTTTCCCCGAAACAAGATTAGCTAAAGATTCGCTTCCGACACCTAAATGCTGATAATTATATCGCAACTCTCCGACATCTCCAATGACAGCTATAGGAAAATTCCCAAGTCGCCACCGCTTACGAATACGTGCATTCAAAATAGCCGCTTCAAAACGAGGATTAGAGCCAATAATCAACATTGCTTCAGCTTCATCTATTCCTTGAATAGTCGGATTAAATATATAACTAGAACGGCCATACGAAGGATCAAGACTCTCTCCATCTTGCCGACAATCAAAATTATTACAACCTAAAGATTGCATCATCAACTTAAGAGCATATATCTCTTCTACAGAAGCAAGATCTCCTGCAATAGCCCCTAATTTTACACCAGAAGGAGAAACAGCTGTTTTAATCACCTTCAAGGCATAATCCCAATCAACAGGTCTCAAGCGCCCATCGACACGAACATAAGGGCGATCTAAACGCTGCACCTTAAGCCCATCCCAGATAAAACGAGTT includes:
- a CDS encoding NADH-quinone oxidoreductase subunit J → MCEDGCTIFVFYLFSFVVIASSLLVVTLRNPVYSVFFLILAFVNSAGLFLLLGAEFIAMITLVVYVGAVIVLFLFIIMMLDIDVEEAKPRRNRPFLGAFFIGILAAELFVCASNLLVFGLEGEVSRLVFRGNNTEDIGEVLYTKYIYPLEISGFILLLSMIGAIVLMLRHRPGIKRQNISKQLKSNPGNSVTVVKVKSGEGIEDEY
- the nuoI gene encoding NADH-quinone oxidoreductase subunit NuoI, whose translation is MCNVSFLFLKEFVLSFFLCMRYFFKAKATINYPFEKGSVSPRFRGEHALRRYPNGEERCIACKLCEAVCPAQAITIESGPRLHDGTRRTVRYDIDMIKCIYCGLCQEACPVDAIVEGPNFEFATETRKELYYDKERLLDNGDRWESEIVRNIVIDSPYR
- the nuoH gene encoding NADH-quinone oxidoreductase subunit NuoH, whose product is MIIKSIVFLVGVLIFVAYILLMDRKIWAAVQLRRGPNVVGPWGLFQSFADFLKFVFKEPIIPAKSNKFLFLLAPLISAILSLSAWAVVPVADGWVIADINVGILYILAISSLEVYGIIIGGWASNSKYAFLGALRSAAQMISYEVSIGLVIVTVLLCAGSLNLTDIVNAQKSGIGTILGFPPSILDWYWLALFPMFVIFFISLLAETNRPPFDLSEAESELVAGYMVEYSSTPYLLFMLAEYSTIVLMCVLTSILFLGGWLPPVDIAVFRYVPGFFWLVFKTLGVFFMVSMVKAFVPRYRYDQLMRLGWKVFLPLSFSMVLIVSFFLKIMM
- the nuoG gene encoding NADH-quinone oxidoreductase subunit NuoG, whose translation is MVKLKVDGIEIEVPSDFTLLQACEFAGVEVPRFCYHERLSIAGNCRMCLVEIKGIASKPQASCAMNVFDLRAGSNGELPEIFTTTSMVRKAREGVMEFLLINHPLDCPICDQGGECDLQDQAMFFGFGSSRYCDNKRSVEDKSIGPLVKTVMTRCIHCTRCVRFITEVAGVPDLGLIGRGEDAEITTYLEQSLTSEIQGNIIDLCPVGALTSKPFAFTVRSWELTKTDSIDVMDALGSAIRIDTRGCEVMRILPRINESINEEWISDKTRFIWDGLKVQRLDRPYVRVDGRLRPVDWDYALKVIKTAVSPSGVKLGAIAGDLASVEEIYALKLMMQSLGCNNFDCRQDGESLDPSYGRSSYIFNPTIQGIDEAEAMLIIGSNPRFEAAILNARIRKRWRLGNFPIAVIGDVGELRYNYQHLGVGSESLANLVSGKDPFFKTLQGVEKPLIMVGQGALKGFNKVEVLANAAKLAIDVGAVSDSWNGFAVLHTASSRVGALDLGFVPADDNLNAMNLLHKTDVVFLLGADELDFSRKKAFTVYIGSHGDKGAQSADVILPGAAYTEKSGLWVNTEGRVQMGMRANFPPGESREDWEIICALADKLGCILPFNSLLQLRSHLYSHYPHFMRLDEIVPSSTEGIYSLAKKAGEMQKREFVSTVNNFYLANAIARASATMAQCSLVAQNCGKSVSNNRVRELE